A single region of the Hippopotamus amphibius kiboko isolate mHipAmp2 chromosome 6, mHipAmp2.hap2, whole genome shotgun sequence genome encodes:
- the B3GALNT1 gene encoding UDP-GalNAc:beta-1,3-N-acetylgalactosaminyltransferase 1 has translation MALALLTTLPSRMSLRSLKWSLLLLSLLSFLVIWYLSLPQYNVIERVNWMYFYEYEPIYRQDFHFTLREHSNCSHQNPFLVILVTSHPSDVKARQAIRVTWGEKKSWWGYEVLTFFLLGQQAEREDKVLALSLEDEHLLYGDIIRQDFLDTYNNLTLKTIMAFRWVTEFCPNARYIMKTDTDVFINTGNLVKYLLNLNHSEKFFTGYPLIDNYSYRGFYQKTHISYQEYPFKVFPPYCSGLGYIMSRDLVPRIYEMMSHVKPIKFEDVYVGICLNLLKVDIHIPEDTNLFFLYRIHLDVCQLRRVIAAHGFSSKEIITFWQVMLRNTTCHY, from the coding sequence ATGGCCCTGGCACTCCTGACCACCCTTCCGAGTAGGATGTCGCTGAGATCCTTGAAGTGGAGCCTCCTGCTGCTGTCGCTCCTGAGTTTCCTGGTGATATGGTACCTCAGTCTTCCCCAGTACAATGTGATAGAACGTGTGAACTGGATGTACTTCTATGAGTATGAGCCCATTTACAGACAAGACTTCCACTTCACACTTCGAGAGCATTCAAACTGCTCTCATCAAAACCCATTTCTTGTCATCCTGGTGACCTCACACCCCTCAGATGTGAAAGCCAGACAGGCCATTAGAGTTACTTGGGGTGAAAAGAAGTCTTGGTGGGGATATGAGGttcttacatttttcttgttAGGCCAGCAGGCTGAAAGGGAAGACAAAGTGCTAGCACTATCCTTAGAGGATGAACACCTCCTTTATGGTGACATAATACGACAAGATTTTTTAGACACATACAATAACCTGACCTTGAAAACAATCATGGCATTTAGGTGGGTAACTGAGTTTTGTCCCAATGCCAGGTATATCATGAAGACAGACACGGATGTTTTCATCAATACTGGCAATTTAGTgaagtatcttttaaatttaaaccaCTCAGAAAAGTTTTTCACAGGTTATCCTCTAATTGATAATTATTCTTATAGAGGATTTTACCAAAAAACCCATATTTCATACCAGGAGTATCCCTTCAAGGTGTTTCCTCCCTACTGCAGTGGGTTGGGTTATATAATGTCCAGAGATTTGGTGCCAAGAATCTATGAAATGATGAGTCATGTAAAACCCATCAAGTTTGAAGACGTTTATGTTGGGATCTGTTTGAATTTATTAAAAGTGGACATTCATATTCCAGAAGACACcaaccttttctttttatataggATCCATTTGGATGTCTGTCAACTCAGACGCGTGATTGCAGCCCATGGCTTTTCTTCCAAGGAAATTATCACATTTTGGCAGGTTATGTTAAGGAATACCACATGCCATTATTAA